The nucleotide sequence AACATTCGAAGGTTTAGCgaacttttaagaaaaatattttgtacaaAAATACTTATAGAAGAGACATGCACGAAAGCAGAAACATAGAAGGTACCTGAATAAGCTGATTACGATGGTTGTCAAGCTGCaaaatggaaaaacaaaaaaaatattcatgttacATCCCCTTCACCAAATACCTATTGTTATTACCAGTAAATAAACTGCTAGCTACTTACTTGAATGTTAATGTAATCTTCGGTATCATCGATATACTCTCGCAGCTttaaatgaaaaggaaaaggaaagtaATTAGACCAATATGATATCAGGCTCTGCTATGTTGTAAAGCTATCTACAAACAGAAAATTCAGAGTTCAAGGAAAACCAAATTAAGAACACTAgatctttagtaaaaaaaaaaaaacagaacacTAGATCTAGCTTGTAACGAAACTAAGCAAGGATAAAAATATGTTCTAGTATTCAGACACTTTCTAGAGAAGCAAGTGTTTTCAATTGCGGATCACGAAAAATAGTGGTTTGTTTGAATTCTCATACGCTATATAGTGCCGCTATAGCTGCTATTAAACAACACTTACTACTAAATAATGTATGGTGGAACAATAACAACTTATATAAATTTCGTTACACTATAGCTGCTATGTGATAACCCTGAGAGAAGCTTGATCTATTAGGTGACAGACTCTATCACAACTCGTCATGAATAAATTTAGGGATCTTGAAATCATGATAAGTTATATAGGCAAAAGTGCTACCAAAAAGATCCAACTATAGTATGATTCAATGTAAGAGCATATCGTCTCACAATTCTTTAAACTAATGAgacaattttaaaaatcattttacaaagaaacttctcaaccaaaacaaatttGGAGCATAACAAAGACCGGAATGAAAATATATCCTCTGTTCACCATTAATTTCACAACACCATTCATTTCAcagtattaataaaatattatgtaaaCATCAAGAGTATCaatttcctctcaaaaaaaaaaattgagagtaTCAATTTGTTAGACTTCGTGATGCTTACAAATCTAAAAGTAAGTATCTACCCAAAAGGCCAAGCCTTAATATCACTGTTTAGTAATTAGATTAGTAAAGAGGACATAGGCTCCTAAAGTATGGGGTGAAAATGTAAAACATGACATGACTTTTCTTCATATCTACAACTAAACAGTTTTATGAAACACTTCATATCACTAAGGCCTAGCTTAATTGGTAGTGCTGATACTGCTAGACCTTTTGTAGTCGTGTGAATGAATTTCAGGTGGTGCTTATCACTTCGTCTAAGACCAAAAAAAGTACTTCACATCTGGCATTGATCTGCCCTAATAcgaaaaactaaaatttacaGTTCCCTATGGCATATATAAGACTCACAAGGAGACGACACTTACCGTGGTTAATTTGTTTAATGTGCCATCAATTTGCATGAAATAAGCctgcaaaaaataaacaaacacaatatatcagtttcttttattaaaaacatgGAAGATCCtttctaaatattttaaaagcaaataatgtTATAACCTCAAGTAACATTTCGAGCTCTTCAACATCATTTTCATCTAAACGAACTGTTACAATACTTGCTCTACTTGCTCTGGATATCCTTGATCCTACAGTTGGGGAGGCAGCAAACCAGTTTGCACCTGATCCACTAACTGGTGATGCTGAACCTGCCTTTCTAGACAAATATAGGTCAgccatatcatcatcatcatccagcAATTGTTCAAGCTCATCTCTGACCTGTAACAGATAACAAGAACTGGTGATGAGTGATGGAGAAAGGAACATACATTGTATTTCAGTTAAAACTGGTCTAGGCGCACATTAAAACAAAACACTACTACAGTACTACCTGATTATAAGAAAGCAAATATTTCGAGAATGGAAAATTTATCATATAGATTATTAAGATATCGATAATCCTACTTAAGTAGGTTAAATTTCAAGGCAAAAAGATCAATGACCATCTCCAAGCACAACATGTAGAACATaatcataaaaagaaaatggtatTTTTCCGGTCACAATATTTTCAATGGCACAGGAAAACTCGACATACCTTTTGAACCCGAGCAGTCAATCTTGTCATTGCACTCTTAAGCTTACGAACTCTGTCCAAATTACGACTACTAATCTGCAGagtaatataattaaaaagttcataaaattgagtaaaaatcaacaatttcaGAAACATAAAAGTAACAGATTCCTCAAGAAGGTCCAACATGGAACTAGAACATCCACATTTTGAGCCAACAAATAGAAACCATATAAGGGAAATCATCCATAATTAGAACCAACACCTCAATGATGATAAACACAGGAAATTAAAAGTACAAGATATCTGAACTGAAGGAAAGAAAAATCTTCTCAACCACTTTTAACGAAGCTTCTTATTTGTTAGCTTATTCTATATCAGCGGAGGGCTTATATGAAACTGAAACGATAAAGGATTCAACTATATGTGTACCTTGGAGGTAAGTTCATCTAATGCAGGATAAGCAGCCATCTCCAACTCAGTTGTACGTGCAGCAAGAAAACTACAAATGGCTTCTAAAGCCACCTCCAGCGCACGGAACTCAAACGGTGACTCTACAATGCATAATTTAGATAATTCAGAGACGGGAACAAAAACAATGTTTGAGAAGAATCAATTCTAACAAGTTCTTTAGAAAGGGCGTTATATGGTGCAAATGGAAAACATATGTCTGATAGAAAAAGATGCAATCAACTATTTTTTTACACAGTTAATCTTTAATAACATACCATCTTCTTCAGCAGCTTCGTTATCGTGTTGACCACCGAGATATTCTTTACCATCTCCTTGTAGTTGATGAATGTCACTCAGTTTGGGCAATCGTCTCTGCAGTTCCTCAACAACAGGGACCACATGTTCATCTGTTGGATCTCGCAGCAATACCTATACCACAACTTAGTTACAGTTATAATGCGGAAGTAAAAGCCATCTCAGTCTCTACGAACAATTATGCATTCCAAAGGTTTGAACAGAGATTCACAAATATACAAAACGGTTAAGAGAACAGAGTAAAACCTATTGAGTCCAACTCTAAAGTATTAGGTACTTATTATATTCTTGTAAAAAACGGTTAAGATTAGTGCCATCacattaaataaaaacttaGATACTATAACATGAAAAACAAGCCAACAAGTAGGTTATTGTCCCTTGTACTTATTTCTTACTAATAACAAGTAGTTATTTTAATGTGTTCCAAGTATATGTGTCGTAAACTGCATGGATCAGATAAGATACTAAGAGCATACCTCATCTACCGTTCCTCTACTGCTCACACCTCAATGCTCAATCAGTATAAGCttttcaacttttatttttgagaagGTAAGCTTTTCAACTATTAGTAACCAAAAACAGCTTGTTCCTTATTAAAGTTATACAGTttcgaagttttttttttttcttgacaaacagtttcaaagttttttctttCCAAGATATAAAGGATAGGAAGCCATAGTGTTTCAAATCCCGCTCCTTCAAAAGTGGAGACAGTGACATTAAGCATTAACAGAGTGATTCTCAAcctatttttcttcattgtaACATGCTTTAAATAAAGGTTTCGGCTAACAAGTACCGTAACAGAACATGCTAGcaaatcaaaaaattgaaagtttgtattaaaaagaacaattttaaaacttttaaggATTTGAATAGACAAATTCCATGAATAGACAATACTATACTTGATTATTTAATGTGCGCATACGACACTTGTAGTTACTTTTAAGATGCAAATACAAAGTGAGGTTATACAGCAATACAGTGAATTTTTatcatactatgtcaagaaaaacataaaatttcatTCACCATCAATCCACAAATTGACACATTGAAAGAAAAGCCAACTAACCTCATCGGCAGTGATAATCGCCTTGATATgctgaaacaaataaaataaaataagaaacacaagacaaaaccttaaaaaacacaaaacaaaaacaaaaacaaaatcatatgatATACCTCCAAGTTAAGAACAATAGCCTTCTCACGACCGAGAATAGTAGAGGGGTAAGAGAGCAAGGGATCAAGGATTCTAAGATCACGTGCATTAATCTGAACCCTATGCATGATAGCATACTTGTCCACATCAAGCAAAGACCCTTGGCCAGTACCATCAAAAGCAATCCAGCTTCTAGAAGACTGTGTCTTCTTCTTCACAAGAGCCTGTGGGTCAGCAGGGACAACGCTACCATCTCGAGCCATCCCTTTACCCTATACCTCCAACCACTTCAAATCACATACCAAAACCAAACTCCAAACTCGAATCAAAACcgcaattcaaactcaaaaactCGATTCAAAATGATTCAATTCGAGCAACAGAAGCGAAATTTGACAAACCACTTTTgcacatttcatcaaacaccatAAGGGTATAAGATTCTCTCCTCAAAAaacgattatttttttttataagaatcaGATTCTCAAGAAATAACAAAACAGAAGAAGAGGaaaggttttgtttttgttttgctcttttattttgcttttttccTGAAAAACAGAAACGAGATACGTATGTTGTTTGTTTTCAACAACGTGAATTTGTATTTTGTGGTTTGTTTGTTGGAAAATAAGAAGGTTTCCAGTGAAGGTTTATTTGTTCTGAGATAAATcccctaataaaaaatatagttagAAATAAATAGTTTTTGGTGCACCTTCcctaataaaagaaaaaaggcttaattacatttttgagcccctatctttctaaaagttgcggtcatggacccctaactaatttaaatacaaaacagccccctatgttttgattctttggcagttttggacccccagtccattgttgactcggtcaacgctgacgtgacaccctaagtgaggtgccacgtgtcaaattttttattttttttttgccttgggggtccaaaactgccaaagaatcaaaacatagggggttgttttgtatttaaattagttaggatCCAtcaccgcaacttttggaaagataggggtccaaaaatgcaattaagcctaaaaaaaaaagttgtttggtgcacctaatatattttgaattatcCATCTTATTTTGTCCCAATCTTATTTGGATTTTATTGGAAAGCtccttcttatttttatttttatttttttacaaaaagaaacatattttgttttttttaatataatgatCATCATACTAACTGATTTTACAAGTATTTCACTAGACCCCctttcaacaataaaataaaattatttcactACATTAGaacctcaaaagaaaaaaagtatttcCCTAGagattcctaaaaaaattatttgactagagaatttttatattttggcaAAAATTTGTTGACTAGAGATTATTAATGATTCTTCTAAAAAAAGAGAGATTATGGGccgtttgttacattttttttataaaaaaaaaaatcagaatctgaaaataatctaaaaacagcttcaaatTTATgagcagatttttttttttttttatagattatttttAGAGGAAAGAGAAATTTGTTACgagattttaacataaaaatatatgtttataacaaactaaaattccAATCATATCCTTGTTTTGCTATATATACATAATGACTAGTCTTTCTATTTTCACAGCCTATTCGTTATTCTTGTTTTGCTGCAGATCATCTAAGTTGTGAAGGTtaacaattttattatctttttgatTTATTCATAATTGAAcctgtatatatttttttcttcatgtttctctttccattatcatatattttgtgttgtttttgtctattttggatgtttttttttctatttctatatATCACTGTTGCTTCTATTTTGCAGTGCTTTTGATGTTGGGTTTTGAGGGTAATTGTTTCGGTGCCCTGTCCTGCCATGGCGTGGggcttgtatatatatatatatatatatatcataaattaGAACCACTATATAGTTATTATTACCAAggaaaatgctatttttttacgaaaaccAGTGGCAAGAAATCGACGAACGCTTTTGTATTGTGCTATTTCACTCACTGCTTGTCTCCTACTCTTGTAGTATATATTGTGTCAAATGCTAAACTGATgaatatttgttaaatttttataaaaaaataatatgatactTTGTATTCGGCAATATGACTGCATGTATACAAGCAGATTAAATTATGAACAAATGCTAGTGATAAATTTATCATTCTTGTGTTTCTTGTGCAAAATATATGTGGAGTAATAATTTGgtaaatcaataattttatgGCATGCTTAAACTATTCATAATTTGTTTACATATATAGCATTGTTTGTTTGATCCCTATTGTTAGATCACTTTAGTTAGGTATTGATTCAAGTTAAGTTATGAACAAATGCTATTATCAATATGTAGTAgctaaatatcatatatatagtaTCACGGGATATGGAAGAACAATCCATCTTTTTCAACTAATTATCTTGCTCGtgttttaacaacataaatGCATTTTTAATTAACATACTTGTTTTCATacataaaaaagtaatttttcttTGGACAAATATGTtatatttgaaagaattttttttgtgtccTCTAtggtaattttataataaaaaatcacttttagaaagttgtatccaaacaaactaaaaatcactttttttaaaaaaaaaagtgatttttgacatggtaaacaaacataaaatagattctgattttttaaagaatctctaaaacataatctctaaattattttatgtcaaaatcacttttattttaatccgtaacaaacgGACCCTATTAATTGACTAGAGAATTTTTTCTAGCAAAAATTAGTTGactgtttaaattttaaattttaaatttttggctTTGATTTAACGTATAactgtttaaattttaatttggaTTTGGTTTGTGAGGAGTTTAGTTAAATTGTGTTAATTGAAATGTTTTAGAATATATTTGCTTCATATTTTAAGGTTTCATGGTTGatgttggtatttatttttcattagtgtcattatttaatataaatcaGGTAATGTGTGTTAGTATGAACAGAAATAACCAACGgtgatttaaattgtttttggtgCCGATAATGCCATTGCTGCAGAACTTTATCTTGACCGGTTCATGTTGGTTTTGTAGCGATTGCAAATTTGTGTAAAAGCAGATATATGTATGCTAGCTTATTTTATAAGTTGAATCTTTCATCTATAGCAGGCAATGTCTATCATGAAGATtctaaaccaaaaaatatttggtgCTGAGTTTTTGAGAGTTGTTTTTTGTGTACCCCCTGCCCTGTatgttttttttgaatttgcttCTGGTATGTAAGGCAGCAGGTTTGTTACTTACAAGGATGTTCAATTTTTGGTGTGCTGCTTTATTCATTTTGGTGTGCTACATCTTAATGAAATTAACttgataatttttgtgtttcttcctttgtttgaattgattgaaattgaaaagtgaTTATTGTTATTGATTTTCTTTGAATGGATCAGGGATTCCGTGCACGGAGGAAGAGCACAAGCTGTTTTTGGTTGGATTGCAGAAAGTTGGCATATGTGATTAGAGAAGAATCTCAAGGAACTATGTGAAAACAAGAACGCCTACGCAGTCATGCTCAGAAGTACTTTCTCCGCCTAAGTAATTTCAATCGCCGTTGCAAatttagagctgtcaaaacggacgGCCCGGTCCGTTTAGGGCCGGCCTAACGGGCTTCAGGCTTTAtcgggccgggccaaaaagcccggttgaaaaacgggtttgaaatatactacctgagtccggccctacacgggccgcgggcttaacgggccggcccgtgttaaaaattatatatatatatttttttttaaaagtactataaaatagtcctataaatttttttataaataatatttttaatatgtttaaataatgcctagaacaaaaataaattgtaaacattttcgtataaacgtcgtaaactaaaacggcgaggaaatcaattttaaataaattagatacgttatggttatagatatttatatattcgatctttaaaatcataaataacgaaacgagtaaatataattttatattacatgtatatttgtgttaattcattgaattttcacttttatttattactttgataatcaactaagtaaagaattatttgaaaaatatatataatttataggattttttttgttatgcgggctaacgggctaccctcggcccgttcgggctagccctaacgggtagcGGACTTTTTAGggtcgggctaaaaagcccCATTAAAATTCGGGTTCAATATTTAAGGCCAAGCCCTATAATTAATCGGGCTAAACGGACCGGCCCATACGGCctggcccgttttgacagctctagctGCAATAGATCCAGTCTCTTTGATATCACCACTGACACAATAATTTTTCCGACAATCTCTTTATTGAAACAGTAAAAGAAAATTCCCTCACTGGATCGAGTGAGTGTGAACAGAACTACTGTGGTGGTGCCTCACCGTCTTACAACAATTCTAGGGGCTAATACTATGGCGGTGATTAAAAATAAGGTGGTGGCTAAAAAGGGAAGACATGAAGTGTTGATGAATATTACTGATGGTGTTTATGCTTCATTAGTAGCTCTTCATTCAAGTGCATCATAGGATATTTCATATCATCTTACCTACTCCTCTAATATCTTCTAAGTTCTTCTAGATCACAGGAACAAGATCTAAAGTCTCAGCATCAATATCATATGTTATTTCAAAATCCTCCCtatcgtttttgttttttgttactaTCATTTATTTGTATTACTATGTTAATGAAAATTCTGCTGTGTgccaattatattttattaagcCATGTTTAATTTATGATGTGttcaatatatttatatgatatttgaGTGGTTGGCTTCAATTGCTATAACCTCTAGATAGTTCCTTTCAATTATTTTCCTGCTAATTGGCTAAGTTGAATTATCAAAAGAATGAacttatttccttaaaaaaaaagataagaactTATTAAAACCCTTTTCAGTTATTAGAACATCCATTTTCTGGTGTTATTGTTGGAGCATCTCATATCTTTTGTAGGTAATTTTATTAGTATATCACATCTCATTGAGTTGTGTTTTTAACTATATATAACCTGTGCGGCAGTACGGGCAGACGATCTAGTTGATTCATTTCTACGATCTTCAGACAAGTCATGGTTGTGTGGTCTATTAGGGTTCGCGTCTGGTTTCAACTACTTCTGAATTGCCATGGTTCCGCATATGCATACACTAGAGGTTCATCACTCTCTAATACCTGCCAGTTGGCATTTCAGTTGAGATTGATGATTTGTTGCAAAGATAAGTTTATTTGTATCGAAATTATGCTTAGTGCTTGCAGGATTATTTGTTGACTAGAGATTATTAATGATTCTTCTAAAAAAAGAGAGATTATTAATTGACTAGAGATTTTTTTCTAGCAAAAATTAGTTGactgaaatttttattttattaataatgcaAGAATATATTCCCTCTGTCTTAAATTATGTCATCCTAATAACATtgtttgtctcaaattatatatcattttacgATATCGAATTAATCATTAAtgcatatttttcaattatgcCCTTCActatctattaatttttttttcaattctcttaatttatgttttccatgccattaatgaatgatattttcgtATAATAACtcataattacttttttctacACAATATTAACcacatttattaatttatgtgaAATTGCTAAAGCGACGTATAAAGTGATCATGAATCCATCTATCTCCATCTCGAGCCCATCACCATAATCGAGAGTTGTGCTATCAATCATATGATTAATGTCaagttgatatatattttttggccAAAACGTAGTGGCTATCTCCTATACTTG is from Medicago truncatula cultivar Jemalong A17 chromosome 1, MtrunA17r5.0-ANR, whole genome shotgun sequence and encodes:
- the LOC25484453 gene encoding magnesium transporter MRS2-I; the protein is MARDGSVVPADPQALVKKKTQSSRSWIAFDGTGQGSLLDVDKYAIMHRVQINARDLRILDPLLSYPSTILGREKAIVLNLEHIKAIITADEVLLRDPTDEHVVPVVEELQRRLPKLSDIHQLQGDGKEYLGGQHDNEAAEEDESPFEFRALEVALEAICSFLAARTTELEMAAYPALDELTSKISSRNLDRVRKLKSAMTRLTARVQKVRDELEQLLDDDDDMADLYLSRKAGSASPVSGSGANWFAASPTVGSRISRASRASIVTVRLDENDVEELEMLLEAYFMQIDGTLNKLTTLREYIDDTEDYINIQLDNHRNQLIQLELFLSSGTVCLAFYSLVAGIFGMNIPYTWNDDHGYMFKWVVIFSGVFSAIMFLMIIIYARKKGLVGS